One stretch of Pseudomonas sp. NC02 DNA includes these proteins:
- a CDS encoding dermonecrotic toxin domain-containing protein, giving the protein MSHTPLPYFFPEAMRVGWRALDRERQLNIDSRDIEFLGKVFFASDAGRRQQSPPMIAQRIWLNKSTANAVELAGSFMMSSTSAYPHAWLYTPYGGLEKFDSPAHLLTALTERLKTPDSATQLLYFLPLQQQPSPLLDNRLVLTPEAMLGDVLGEQEKTLRRYQENNRQALLAALKQLPALGALLSKLLESVCRPLFPGLSPGEAHVSFFAKEPVGHTVPRWLDSLQLNDAVLLYYREQAWPAGQTREFFHPKRPADAKARDTQRWETAIKQAAGQLIPFLHSALETFWNSEIAPGVSRRAWFARAMAANAQLDLLFKRQQSIISPEQSRALAALYSSRGNEAPPNSQTLRVENVQIWEQPSNAVELASTLMIGNSQTFLYTPEKGLQVLGTYDDLMDTLKAMVKAPGYEDDLYNLMSLEERALFVGFKTPQFSGTPIAGNLFEQVLETIIGKQQQNLRYALDLYRRTRAGIDPSALLDYALDVRYMIDSHLPGLDTAGRWTPHSVLADPTRPVSLAAERAALLQKQMTDIQDTLATQVRAQPTLANTVNQALTAEFNRRGLAGHDPGKIYVNRYAASASATPATAPLESQSLRSYFLARLIHKRGPIPQTPHYGLYASQGDGAVTPLGGLDIAQANAALDAALVKFHHSNIADIPREYLEQLKAPMAHAMAVAIQGEARLRRLNNSLDARDEAIVQTVFDLQHPDRRRRQGLGGFIPDAYALTVEPEGLTQRVPLAHCLMLTERGGLAPSHSGRAVLWTPARGLESFANVSQLQTELQRRLAAPDLRRQLLANLDPRYLKPHQACALGQFMLINGAVAQHCQQSWIDHYRAQRAHCLTLTLSGDALLKRLGGLEKALPANDLSHASQIAQTFMAQQSLPAWLGMASVSQQRRHVEILEQYRHSLTDDKDYLDDFLPLPAYLGSKLIDLLQPYDVRPQDVYILPKLVLAGQRQNLVDYALNHVSQQAAAFDVESTAAGLTPAVVRQILARLPLKQDHQACLVEKLTPGKPGADVRERRFIRQLPWQLLQNAHALRLQELLSPAGLSLVEQVLDMPDALARAAVEGATSTVRPLELIATAGARSIKALGVYLISAVESTPLVMYAPYGPQQAFQEFDNEADLIRRLNLPGPLQDWVIGRLPEAEQATYRHLWASTVGGTSEITLGANPIKGHALKQLYRDNIGLISNLFEQQSQANGRSAWDTLKALFSSGLQHAQALLPGKLMVPLVIWQSYKLFQASAEDLQQHRWREALQTFIGGVAQMASIRALMDEPSTPGPAPAQPAPTQTASAWHDIDVTARARTRLQAYETCDISLEGLTAGNTGVYTATDNRHYLPCAGKVYRARQVEGHWRLFSARSKGPFVRLDANRKWTLDPGASVRRHGPGWSAMMDRREVRTAVDQVMNVEARGLAEIRRVSPSRAQAIVEALDLATFYLHNCQQNLKLLDHQYPPVTRVHRFINRFFGIPIDADTGPAKFPPILAQKLMDTVTALLDEALEPTLYSLNSRRFVSGAHIAEPERHWAFTIDGDPDRRIYLTENFFNPPTADFEGRLINHFDQRAHARATTLIHELTHIVSNTADVAYLNSTSPFSDLIEVQTQAGRDLQDWLRNVQENAYSINTPVGQLFKSSDAWGATGSDLGTDPEDDYIKQQILATTGGVDLSNARGIFKTNLTRRFNTQMDNADSLTLLITTLGRQLDPVPSIAEATP; this is encoded by the coding sequence ATGAGCCACACCCCTCTCCCGTATTTTTTCCCCGAAGCCATGCGCGTGGGCTGGAGGGCGCTGGACCGTGAGCGCCAGCTGAACATCGACAGCAGGGACATCGAGTTTCTCGGCAAGGTGTTTTTTGCCAGCGATGCAGGCCGTCGCCAACAGTCGCCGCCAATGATCGCGCAGCGCATCTGGTTGAATAAAAGCACTGCCAATGCCGTCGAACTGGCCGGCAGCTTCATGATGAGTTCAACCAGCGCCTACCCACATGCCTGGCTCTACACCCCGTACGGCGGCCTGGAAAAATTCGACAGCCCCGCCCACTTGCTGACAGCACTGACCGAGCGCTTGAAAACCCCGGACAGCGCCACGCAACTGCTGTACTTCCTGCCCTTGCAGCAACAACCATCGCCGCTACTCGACAACCGACTGGTGCTGACACCGGAGGCCATGCTCGGCGACGTATTGGGTGAACAGGAAAAAACCCTCAGGCGCTATCAGGAGAATAATCGCCAGGCGCTGCTGGCGGCGTTGAAACAGTTGCCCGCCCTCGGCGCCCTGCTTTCAAAACTGCTCGAAAGCGTCTGCCGCCCACTGTTCCCCGGGCTCAGCCCCGGCGAAGCCCACGTGAGTTTTTTCGCCAAAGAGCCCGTTGGGCACACGGTGCCTCGCTGGCTCGACTCGCTGCAACTCAATGACGCGGTGCTGTTGTACTACCGTGAACAAGCCTGGCCCGCCGGGCAAACCCGGGAGTTTTTCCACCCCAAGCGGCCTGCCGACGCCAAGGCCCGCGACACGCAGCGTTGGGAAACCGCGATCAAACAAGCCGCCGGCCAACTGATCCCGTTCCTGCACAGTGCACTGGAGACGTTCTGGAACAGCGAGATCGCACCGGGCGTGTCGCGTCGGGCCTGGTTCGCCCGGGCCATGGCCGCCAATGCGCAACTGGATCTGCTGTTCAAGCGCCAGCAATCCATCATCAGTCCGGAGCAAAGCCGCGCATTGGCAGCGCTGTACTCTTCCCGGGGTAACGAGGCCCCCCCGAACAGCCAGACGCTGCGCGTCGAGAACGTACAGATCTGGGAGCAGCCGAGCAACGCCGTCGAGTTGGCCAGCACCTTGATGATCGGCAATTCGCAGACCTTTCTCTACACCCCCGAGAAGGGCCTGCAGGTGCTCGGGACCTACGACGACCTGATGGACACCCTCAAGGCCATGGTCAAGGCGCCAGGCTATGAAGACGACCTCTACAACCTGATGTCCCTGGAGGAGCGGGCGCTGTTTGTAGGGTTCAAGACGCCGCAGTTTTCCGGTACTCCCATCGCCGGCAATCTGTTTGAGCAGGTGCTCGAAACCATCATCGGCAAGCAGCAACAGAACCTACGCTACGCACTCGACCTGTACCGACGCACCCGCGCCGGCATTGACCCCTCTGCCTTGCTCGACTACGCGCTGGATGTGCGGTACATGATCGACAGCCACCTCCCGGGCCTGGATACCGCGGGACGCTGGACGCCTCATTCGGTACTGGCCGACCCGACTCGCCCGGTGTCGCTGGCCGCCGAACGTGCCGCCCTGCTGCAAAAGCAGATGACCGATATCCAGGACACGCTGGCAACCCAGGTGCGAGCGCAACCCACATTGGCCAACACCGTCAATCAGGCGCTCACCGCCGAGTTCAACCGCCGCGGCTTGGCTGGCCACGATCCCGGCAAGATCTACGTCAATCGCTACGCCGCCAGCGCAAGCGCGACACCCGCCACTGCGCCCCTGGAAAGCCAGAGCCTGCGCAGTTACTTTCTTGCGCGCCTGATACACAAGCGCGGGCCGATTCCGCAAACGCCGCACTATGGCCTTTACGCCAGCCAGGGCGATGGGGCTGTCACACCGCTGGGCGGCCTGGACATAGCGCAAGCCAACGCGGCGCTCGATGCCGCACTGGTCAAGTTTCATCACTCCAACATTGCCGATATTCCCCGCGAATACCTGGAACAGCTCAAGGCGCCGATGGCCCATGCCATGGCGGTGGCGATCCAGGGCGAAGCCAGGCTCAGGCGCCTCAACAACAGCCTGGACGCGCGTGATGAGGCGATCGTGCAAACGGTGTTTGATCTTCAACACCCTGATCGCCGCCGGCGCCAGGGCCTGGGTGGATTCATCCCGGATGCCTATGCGTTGACCGTCGAACCTGAGGGCCTGACGCAACGGGTGCCCCTGGCGCATTGCTTGATGCTCACCGAACGCGGCGGCCTGGCCCCGTCCCACTCAGGCCGGGCCGTGCTGTGGACGCCGGCGCGCGGCCTGGAGAGTTTCGCCAACGTCAGCCAATTGCAGACAGAACTGCAACGACGACTGGCCGCCCCGGACCTTCGCAGGCAGCTACTGGCCAATCTCGACCCGCGCTATCTCAAACCGCACCAGGCCTGCGCACTCGGTCAGTTCATGCTGATCAACGGCGCAGTCGCACAGCACTGCCAGCAGTCCTGGATTGATCATTACAGGGCACAACGGGCTCACTGCCTCACCCTGACGCTCTCAGGGGACGCCTTGCTGAAGCGTCTCGGGGGGCTGGAAAAGGCCTTGCCGGCCAACGACCTGAGCCATGCCTCACAAATCGCCCAGACCTTCATGGCACAACAATCACTGCCCGCCTGGCTGGGGATGGCGTCTGTCAGCCAACAGCGTCGCCATGTCGAAATCCTTGAGCAATACCGCCACAGCCTCACGGACGACAAGGACTACCTTGACGATTTCCTGCCGCTGCCAGCGTATCTCGGCAGCAAGCTCATCGACTTGTTGCAGCCCTATGACGTGCGCCCGCAAGACGTCTACATCCTGCCCAAGCTGGTATTGGCCGGCCAGCGGCAGAACCTGGTGGACTACGCCCTCAATCACGTCAGCCAGCAAGCTGCTGCATTCGATGTCGAGTCCACAGCCGCCGGCCTGACACCTGCTGTGGTGCGCCAGATCCTCGCGCGCCTGCCCCTCAAGCAGGACCACCAGGCTTGCCTAGTCGAAAAACTCACCCCGGGCAAGCCGGGCGCAGACGTGCGGGAGCGCCGGTTTATTCGGCAACTGCCCTGGCAACTGTTGCAAAATGCCCACGCGCTGAGGCTGCAGGAACTGTTATCACCCGCGGGCCTGAGCCTGGTCGAACAGGTCCTCGACATGCCGGACGCGCTCGCCCGCGCAGCGGTCGAGGGCGCGACCTCGACAGTGCGTCCGCTGGAGTTGATCGCCACGGCGGGGGCCCGGTCCATCAAGGCCCTTGGGGTCTACTTGATCAGTGCCGTCGAAAGCACTCCGCTGGTGATGTATGCGCCCTATGGGCCGCAACAGGCGTTCCAGGAGTTCGACAACGAGGCCGATTTGATTCGCCGGCTCAACCTGCCCGGCCCCTTGCAGGACTGGGTGATCGGTCGCCTGCCAGAGGCTGAGCAAGCCACGTATAGACACCTCTGGGCCAGCACGGTCGGGGGAACCTCGGAAATCACCCTGGGGGCCAATCCGATCAAGGGCCACGCGCTCAAGCAGTTGTACCGCGACAACATCGGATTGATCTCGAACCTGTTTGAACAGCAATCCCAGGCCAACGGCCGGTCAGCCTGGGACACCCTCAAAGCCTTGTTCAGCAGCGGACTGCAGCACGCGCAGGCGTTGCTGCCGGGCAAACTGATGGTGCCGCTGGTGATCTGGCAAAGCTACAAACTGTTCCAGGCCTCTGCCGAAGACTTGCAGCAACACCGCTGGCGCGAGGCGCTGCAAACCTTCATCGGCGGTGTCGCGCAAATGGCTTCGATCCGCGCATTGATGGATGAACCCTCGACACCAGGCCCCGCCCCCGCGCAACCCGCGCCGACGCAAACGGCCAGTGCCTGGCACGACATCGACGTCACCGCCCGGGCCCGAACCCGGCTGCAAGCGTACGAAACCTGCGACATCAGCCTGGAGGGCCTGACGGCAGGCAACACGGGCGTCTACACAGCGACGGACAACCGGCATTACCTGCCGTGCGCAGGCAAGGTCTACCGCGCCAGGCAGGTCGAAGGCCATTGGCGGCTTTTCAGTGCACGGTCCAAAGGACCGTTTGTGCGCCTGGATGCCAACCGCAAATGGACCCTGGACCCGGGCGCATCGGTTCGCCGCCACGGCCCCGGATGGAGTGCAATGATGGACCGCCGTGAGGTGCGGACAGCCGTGGACCAGGTGATGAACGTCGAGGCCCGCGGCCTGGCCGAGATTCGGCGTGTGTCGCCCTCCAGGGCCCAGGCGATCGTCGAGGCACTGGACCTGGCAACCTTCTACCTGCACAACTGCCAGCAGAACCTGAAGCTGCTCGACCACCAGTATCCGCCCGTGACCCGGGTGCATCGCTTCATCAACCGCTTCTTCGGCATCCCGATAGACGCCGACACCGGCCCGGCCAAATTTCCGCCAATCCTCGCGCAAAAACTCATGGACACGGTGACCGCCCTCCTCGATGAGGCGCTGGAGCCGACACTCTACTCGCTCAATTCCCGGCGTTTCGTCTCCGGTGCGCATATTGCCGAACCCGAACGGCACTGGGCGTTTACCATCGACGGCGACCCGGATCGACGCATCTACCTCACTGAAAACTTCTTCAACCCGCCTACGGCCGATTTCGAAGGGCGCCTGATCAATCACTTCGACCAAAGAGCCCATGCCCGCGCGACCACCTTGATTCATGAGTTGACTCATATCGTGAGCAATACCGCCGACGTCGCCTACCTCAATTCCACATCACCTTTTTCCGACCTGATTGAAGTACAGACCCAAGCCGGTCGCGATCTTCAGGACTGGCTGCGCAACGTGCAGGAGAATGCGTACTCGATCAACACGCCAGTGGGGCAGTTGTTCAAATCATCGGACGCGTGGGGGGCTACCGGGTCTGATCTGGGGACCGACCCGGAAGATGACTACATCAAGCAGCAGATTCTTGCCACGACCGGAGGCGTGGACTTGAGCAATGCGCGGGGAATTTTCAAAACCAACCTGACGCGGCGGTTCAACACACAGATGGATAACGCCGACTCACTGACCTTGCTGATCACCACCCTGGGGCGCCAGTTGGACCCCGTGCCTTCGATTGCCGAAGCCACACCGTAA
- a CDS encoding PepSY domain-containing protein yields MLKKTLAAVVATTALLSAGAALADKPGAGWITIEKAIETAKGKAGYVEIYKIEADNDGYWEGEGRKADGVVYEFRIDGESGNVLRDQKD; encoded by the coding sequence ATGCTTAAGAAAACCTTAGCCGCCGTTGTCGCAACCACCGCCTTGCTCAGTGCTGGAGCCGCCCTGGCGGACAAACCGGGCGCAGGCTGGATCACCATTGAGAAAGCCATCGAGACCGCCAAGGGCAAGGCCGGCTACGTCGAGATCTACAAGATCGAAGCAGATAACGATGGCTACTGGGAAGGTGAGGGGCGCAAGGCCGATGGCGTGGTCTATGAGTTCCGCATCGACGGTGAGTCGGGCAATGTGTTGCGCGATCAGAAAGACTGA